ctccagctctttcGCTTTATCCCAGTCTGCGGGAATGCAATCCGCCTGGCACCCAGGGACGTCCGAGGCGGCTCTAGGCTGATGGTGGAgggagggtggagggagggaggtagCGGTGCCCCTGGGGCGGGGCTTGAGTCGTTGCGGGGTTCGGGAGTCCATGCAGTTGCGGGGTCGGAGCGGAGCAGCGTGATGGGGCTGGGTCGAGGGCTGGGACTGGaactggggctgctgctggggctcctCGGCGGGGCAGCGAGCGGTGAGCACAGCCGGGGATGCGGGAGCCCTGGGCAGCGGGATCCCCCTAGACCATCCTCTTGGCACCGGGAACCCTCCTGGGCACTGGGACCCCTTCGAACCCCCCCTTTCCTACCACCCCGGTCCCCCTCCCCAGTCACAGGGACCCCCTGGGAACACTCCCCCACACCTCCGGTTCCCCCTTCCTGGGGCTCCCCCCTGGCTCCCCCTTTTCTGAGAACCAGGACACCTCCCCCACCCTGCCTCAGACCTTCCTGCTCCCTTGGACCCTCTCCCAGATCTGCTTTCTTGGACACCGGGACCTCCCTGGTCCCCCCTTCCCGGGCATCCTGGGTACCCCACCCCTTGGACACCTCTGGGACCCCCCTTTCCTTGACACCAGGACACTGCTGGGCTCCCCTTCCCAGGATCCAGGACCCCCCTCCCACACATAACTCACTCCTCCACCAATCACATCCCCCCTGAAGCTGTCCCACCCCTGTTGCCCTAATCTactcccctgggacccccacccaGCCTCAGTGCCCACCCCTGGGACCCCTcacccctgcctccccccagccccactgccccccaCCTCTAACCACTCCCTGTGTCCCCACAGGATTCCACTCCCTGCGCTACTTCCACATGGCAGTGTCAGAGCCCAGCCCGGGGGTCCCCCAGTTTGTATCCGTGGGGTACGTGGACGGGAACCTCATTGATCACTATGACAGCGAGACGGGGAGGACGGTACCCCGGGCAGACTGGATGGCGGACAACCTGGACCAGCAGTACTGGGATATTGAGACCCAAATCGGACAGAGGAATCAGCAGGTTTACCGCATCAACCTGGACACACTGCAGGGCCGCTACAACCAGAGCGGGAGTGAGTGTGGGGCTCtatggggctgggctggggctctATGGGACAGCAGAGTTCCTTCCCCCTGCTCCAAGATCCTGCTGTGCCCCGCGCTGCTGCCCCGTGTTGTGCTGGCCCTTCCCTGCCTGGTGTCACTGTCAGAGGGCTCCCAGCCACCCTGTCCCCCAGCCCGAGGGGGTCCCGGCTGCCCTGTCCCAGCCCCACAGTGCTTGGGATCCCCTGGCCTGGATCCAGGGGGGGCTTCTGGCCACCCCAGCCCAGCGCAtccccccaccacacacacagtGCCCAGGACCCCAGCCCAGGAGTGGCCGCCACGTCCCAGCCCCTCACCATCCCCACGGCAGTCGAGACCCCCAGAAGCAGAGGGGCTCCCACCGCCAGTGTCCCAGGCCCTCGCCCTCCCCATGGTGCTGAGACCCCCCATCCCAGAGCCAGAGGGgcttcccccaccccatcccatctCCTTATCATCCCCGGCCCCAGCATTTGggacccagcccagccccgtgCTGTCCCGGGGTGCCGTGGGGCTGGGTGCCAGCCCAGGCACGTCCTGGGTGCAGGGGGTCTGTGTCATGGCTTTACATGACACCCCGAGTGCTGTGGGCCCCGGGCAGGACGGCGGGCAGCTCTCGTGCTGGTACACGAGCCCCCCCAAGGGTCATGCAGGGTTGGGGCGGGGGGCACTGCTGGGGGTCCGTGCCCCACTGAAggcccagggctgcagcagcccctcAGCCCCATTGCCCTGGTCGTGTTTCAGGGGCTCACACGCTGCAGCGCATGCTGGGCTGTGACATCCTGGAGGACGGTAGCACCAGGGGGTATGAGCAGTACGCCTACGATGGGAGGGATTTCATCGCCTTCGACTTGGACAAGATGACGTTCACTGCGGCAGATGCGGTGGCGCAAATCACCAAGAGGAAGTGGGAGAAGGACAGGAGTGAAGCTGCACGGCGGAAGCACTACCTGAAGAACACCTGCATCGAGTGGCTGAGGAAATACATGAGCTATGGGCGGGCCGTGCTGGAGAGGAAAGGTGAGGGCGAGACGGGGACCCTGGGGACGGGCTGCTGTGGGTGCGTGTGCCAGCTCTCACCGCCACCCCCTGCCCAGAGCGCCCCATGGTCCGAGTGTCAGGGAAGGAGGCCCACGGGATCCTGACCTTGTACTGCCGCGCTTACGGCTTCTACCCACGGCCCATCACCGTCAGCTGGCTGAAGAACGGCGAGGTCAGGGACCAGGAGACCGAGTGGGGCAGCATCGCGCCCAACAGCGATGGCACCTACTACACCTGGGCCTCCATCGAGGCCCTTCCAGAGGAGAAGGACAAGTACCGGTGCCGCGTGGAGCACGCCAGCCTGCCCGAGCCCGGCCTCTTCATGTGGGGTGAGCCCGGTGGCCTTGGGCACGTGGAGCAGTGGTGGGCTGGGGTggttccccttcccctcctcacgGTCCTGCTCTCCCCCAGAGACAGAGTCCAACCTGTTCACCATCATCCTGGCGGTGGCTTTTGCCATCCTACTTACTGTCGTTGTCACCGGATTTGTCTTCTGGAAGTACAAATCAG
This genomic stretch from Aquila chrysaetos chrysaetos unplaced genomic scaffold, bAquChr1.4, whole genome shotgun sequence harbors:
- the LOC115338300 gene encoding class I histocompatibility antigen, F10 alpha chain-like isoform X2; translation: MGLGRGLGLELGLLLGLLGGAASGFHSLRYFHMAVSEPSPGVPQFVSVGYVDGNLIDHYDSETGRTVPRADWMADNLDQQYWDIETQIGQRNQQVYRINLDTLQGRYNQSGRAHTLQRMLGCDILEDGSTRGYEQYAYDGRDFIAFDLDKMTFTAADAVAQITKRKWEKDRSEAARRKHYLKNTCIEWLRKYMSYGRAVLERKERPMVRVSGKEAHGILTLYCRAYGFYPRPITVSWLKNGEVRDQETEWGSIAPNSDGTYYTWASIEALPEEKDKYRCRVEHASLPEPGLFMWETESNLFTIILAVAFAILLTVVVTGFVFWKYKSGRKKKGYDSAAGTDGGADSSAKGMVWDQGGWTGTPALCAPPWDPQPDQHWATGEGH
- the LOC115338300 gene encoding class I histocompatibility antigen, F10 alpha chain-like isoform X3; protein product: MGLGRGLGLELGLLLGLLGGAASGFHSLRYFHMAVSEPSPGVPQFVSVGYVDGNLIDHYDSETGRTVPRADWMADNLDQQYWDIETQIGQRNQQVYRINLDTLQGRYNQSGRAHTLQRMLGCDILEDGSTRGYEQYAYDGRDFIAFDLDKMTFTAADAVAQITKRKWEKDRSEAARRKHYLKNTCIEWLRKYMSYGRAVLERKERPMVRVSGKEAHGILTLYCRAYGFYPRPITVSWLKNGEVRDQETEWGSIAPNSDGTYYTWASIEALPEEKDKYRCRVEHASLPEPGLFMWETESNLFTIILAVAFAILLTVVVTGFVFWKYKSGRKKKGYDSAAGTDGGADSSAKEVTV